ACAACGGCCAATGGGCACACGATGGGGGTGGACACaggggttcagggccagtgggaccgcgagaatgaggtgacgagcacaGAACTGCTGAGGaccggacgggggagtggtcacaggagtggcaggggagaaacccaatggcaggcagcctggggctaacttccatGGGGGGAATAACATGGGGGATGCACGAGGACACGtggaaccggtaagctaacgaagaccagaaccccaaatctgaacctaaaacccaggatgcaacaggttCCTAAGATACTCAAAATGTAAGAGCAGGGGTGGTTAACTGTCTTATGAAATAATAGAttgcattttgaaatgtcatAAAATGCCAGAGCACATTGTCCTAGGATGTACATTTGTGTGTTTTAGTTATGTTCACAATTTTGAAcaatcaaaatgcaaaaaaaaaaagagaacacaaaTAATGTGATAGGTTGTTTCACAAGTGTTTTCATGGTAACTAATGGAAATCTGTGCTATTTAATGacttacattttctgtttttcctttgatcTTTATAGCTATCTCCAAAAGGATGCTTCTGAGTACAGAAAGCAGTATGCAACAGTGCTAAGGTCCTGATGACAATATACCAAGGACAAGAATGGAAGTCAATTTATTCAGCAATTCTACTTTTGTAAACAGTTCATCCATCAACCATAAGCAGTTAGAAGGGCATAGCCTCTGGGAAGTCATTACTATTGCCACAGTAACTGCAATTGTAAGCTTAATAACCATAGTGGGAAATATCCTTGTAATGATATCCTTTAAGGTTAACAGTCAGCTTAAAACTGTCAACAATTATTACTTGCTCAGCCTTGCCTGTGCAGATCTCATCATTGGGATATTTTCTATGAACCTTTATACATCCTATATACTCATAGGCCATTGGACTCTTGGAAGCCTCGCCTGTGACCTGTGGCTAGCACTAGACTATGTAGCTAGCAATGCCTCAGTAATGAACCTCCTAGTCATCAGTTTTGACAGATATTTTTCCATCACAAGGCCTTTAACTTACAGGGCCAAACGCACACCCAAAAGAGCTGGCATCATGATTGGTATGGCTTGGCTGATTTCCTTCATGTTGTGGGCACCTGTAATCTTGTGCTGGCAATATTTTGTGGGTGAACGAACAGTACCACCTGAAGAGTGCCAGATACAGTTTCTATATGAACCCATTATTACTTTTGGTACTGCAATTGCTGCTTTTTACATTCCTGTGTCTGTGATGACCATTCTGTACTGCCGCATTTATAAAGAGACCGAGAAACGCACCAAGGACCTCGCTGAACTGCAGGGCTCAGAGTCTGTGGCAGAGTATGAGACAATAAGGCCTCAGAAAACTCTCCTGAAGTCTTGCTTCAGTTGCAAGCAACAAAACTTAGTCAAAAGAGAGAGATGTCAGGCCTCTTGGTCTTCATCTAGCCGAAGTACGTCAGCTACAGCGAAGGCCTCCCAGGCAGCGAGTACTTGTATGGACTGGGCTAAGGCTGACCAGTTAACCACCTGCAGCAGCTACGCATCGTCAGAAGATGAGGATAAACTTGCCGCTGACTCAGTTTTCCAAGTAACTTACAAAAGTCCATCTAAAAGTAAGGCAGAAGAGTATAATGAGACTACAGATGTTGTTGTTAAGGACCAACCCAAAGAAAGTGATTTTGAGAACCAGAAATACTTTTTGTCACCTACCAAAGAACACgtacaaaaaagtaaaaaatgtgtGGCCTATAAATTCCGTTTGGTGGTTAAAGCTGATGGCACCCAGGAAGCCAACAATGGTTgccaaaaagtaaaaataactcCTTGTTCTGCTACTCTGTCAAAGGACCCTTCCATCAAAAGCGTGGATCCAAATATAAATAACCAAATCACCAAAAGGAAACGGATGGTTC
This portion of the Vidua chalybeata isolate OUT-0048 chromosome 6, bVidCha1 merged haplotype, whole genome shotgun sequence genome encodes:
- the CHRM5 gene encoding muscarinic acetylcholine receptor M5, with product MEVNLFSNSTFVNSSSINHKQLEGHSLWEVITIATVTAIVSLITIVGNILVMISFKVNSQLKTVNNYYLLSLACADLIIGIFSMNLYTSYILIGHWTLGSLACDLWLALDYVASNASVMNLLVISFDRYFSITRPLTYRAKRTPKRAGIMIGMAWLISFMLWAPVILCWQYFVGERTVPPEECQIQFLYEPIITFGTAIAAFYIPVSVMTILYCRIYKETEKRTKDLAELQGSESVAEYETIRPQKTLLKSCFSCKQQNLVKRERCQASWSSSSRSTSATAKASQAASTCMDWAKADQLTTCSSYASSEDEDKLAADSVFQVTYKSPSKSKAEEYNETTDVVVKDQPKESDFENQKYFLSPTKEHVQKSKKCVAYKFRLVVKADGTQEANNGCQKVKITPCSATLSKDPSIKSVDPNINNQITKRKRMVLIKERKAAQTLSAILLAFIITWTPYNIMVLISTFCSDCIPLTLWHLGYWLCYVNSTVNPICYALCNKTFRKTFKMLLFCQWKKKKMEEKLYWQGNTRLP